A single window of Streptomyces sudanensis DNA harbors:
- the shc gene encoding squalene--hopene cyclase, giving the protein MTTTSDGASRPGSPLPAGGPGAGFGSPPADEAEEAARRAVLRATDHLLARRHAGGWWKEPFRTDVSYDAHDLFLRHLLGVPDERVAAASGRWIRSHQSADGSWPLVFGGAGHLGTTVQAYVALRLAGDGPDEEHMLRCAAWVRARGGVPAAQLTARVWLAMFGWWSWDDLPEIPPEIISLPAWAPLNIYSFGAVMRPALVALAVISAHRPVRPAPFGIDELFVVPGASGRAPVRAGGWEGAYWRLNAVLRAGRRAFPPPLRRAATNACVRWLLERQETDGSWGACTPMTTWVVLALHLCGYPPDHPALKAAWRFLEDCAVWHEDGARELQTVHSPVWDTCLSLTALLDAGLPADHPALVEAADWLLTRQAERPGDWAVRRPRLAPGGWAFQFHNRAYPDNDDTAEAVLALLRVAHPDRARVGGAVDRAARWVLGMQSGNGGWGAFDADNTGSLPGRLPFFDFGEYCVDPPTADVTAHVVEMLAALGMEHDPRTRRAVRWLLDRQEDSGAWYGRWGVNHVYGTGCVVPALVAAGVPARHPSVRRAVDWLTSVQNADGGWGEDWESYADPERAGRGPSLPSQTAWALLALLAAGERDSAAVRDGVRWLTERQTDQGTWEEPEFTGTLVPRAVACRYDSYRHVFPLTALGRYVHRRGPG; this is encoded by the coding sequence GCTCCCCTCCGGCCGACGAGGCGGAGGAGGCGGCCCGGCGCGCGGTGCTGCGGGCCACCGACCACCTGCTGGCCCGCCGGCATGCCGGGGGGTGGTGGAAGGAACCCTTCCGGACCGATGTGAGCTACGACGCCCACGACCTGTTCCTGCGGCATCTGCTGGGCGTCCCGGACGAGCGGGTGGCCGCGGCGAGCGGCCGGTGGATCCGGTCGCACCAGAGCGCGGACGGCTCCTGGCCCCTCGTCTTCGGCGGGGCGGGCCACCTGGGGACCACCGTCCAGGCGTACGTGGCGCTCCGGCTCGCCGGGGACGGCCCGGACGAGGAGCACATGCTCCGGTGCGCGGCGTGGGTGCGCGCGCGGGGCGGCGTCCCGGCCGCCCAGCTGACGGCCCGCGTGTGGCTGGCCATGTTCGGCTGGTGGAGCTGGGACGACCTCCCCGAGATCCCGCCGGAGATCATCTCCCTGCCCGCGTGGGCGCCCCTGAACATCTACTCCTTCGGCGCCGTCATGCGGCCGGCGCTCGTGGCCCTCGCCGTCATCAGCGCGCACCGGCCCGTGCGGCCGGCCCCCTTCGGCATCGACGAGCTCTTCGTCGTGCCCGGCGCCTCCGGGCGCGCCCCCGTACGGGCCGGCGGCTGGGAGGGCGCCTACTGGCGCCTGAACGCCGTTCTGCGCGCCGGCCGCAGGGCCTTCCCCCCGCCGCTGCGCAGGGCCGCGACGAACGCCTGCGTCCGCTGGCTCCTCGAACGCCAGGAGACGGACGGCAGTTGGGGGGCGTGCACCCCGATGACCACCTGGGTGGTCCTCGCCCTGCACCTGTGCGGCTATCCGCCGGACCACCCGGCGCTCAAGGCCGCCTGGCGGTTCCTGGAGGACTGCGCCGTCTGGCACGAGGACGGCGCACGGGAGCTGCAGACCGTCCACAGCCCGGTGTGGGACACCTGCCTGTCCCTCACCGCGCTGCTCGACGCCGGCCTGCCCGCCGACCACCCGGCACTGGTCGAGGCCGCCGACTGGCTGCTCACCCGGCAGGCCGAGCGGCCCGGCGACTGGGCCGTGCGGCGCCCCCGGCTCGCCCCCGGCGGCTGGGCGTTCCAGTTCCACAACCGGGCCTATCCCGACAACGACGACACCGCCGAGGCGGTCCTGGCGCTGCTCCGCGTCGCCCACCCCGACCGGGCGCGCGTCGGCGGCGCGGTGGACCGGGCGGCGCGGTGGGTCCTCGGCATGCAGAGCGGGAACGGCGGGTGGGGGGCCTTCGACGCCGACAACACCGGCTCCCTGCCCGGCCGGCTCCCCTTCTTCGACTTCGGCGAGTACTGCGTCGACCCGCCCACCGCCGACGTCACCGCCCACGTGGTGGAGATGCTGGCCGCCCTCGGGATGGAGCACGACCCCCGCACCCGGCGCGCCGTCCGCTGGCTGCTCGACCGGCAGGAGGACAGCGGTGCGTGGTACGGGCGCTGGGGGGTGAACCACGTCTACGGGACCGGCTGCGTCGTCCCGGCGCTCGTCGCCGCCGGGGTCCCCGCCCGCCACCCCTCCGTCCGGCGCGCCGTCGACTGGCTGACGTCCGTGCAGAACGCGGACGGCGGCTGGGGCGAGGACTGGGAGTCGTACGCCGACCCGGAGCGCGCCGGCCGGGGCCCGTCCCTGCCCTCGCAGACCGCCTGGGCCCTGCTGGCCCTGCTCGCGGCGGGGGAGCGCGACAGCGCCGCGGTCCGCGACGGGGTGCGCTGGCTGACCGAACGGCAGACGGACCAGGGGACCTGGGAGGAGCCGGAGTTCACCGGCACCCTCGTCCCCCGGGCCGTGGCCTGCAGGTACGACTCCTACCGGCACGTCTTCCCGCTGACGGCGCTGGGCCGCTACGTCCACCGCCGGGGCCCCGGCG